A window of Methanolobus sediminis contains these coding sequences:
- a CDS encoding U32 family peptidase, producing MNSVCTPPEVLAPAGDPEALRAAIKGGADAVYLGVGEFNARQGAKNFAIEELRENIELAHSYGVKVFLALNIPLKQHEMQEAINVVHKAYSYKIDAIILEDLGLFFLLKEHFPDLPLHASTQMTIHNPQGVDFIANAGASRVILSRELTTEQVKSIIDKTNIEIELFVHGALCYSFSGRCLFSTAITDRSANRGACFQPCRRQYKMSADGKIIDSNIVGDYPISCAELCTFPGLSDIIKTGVKSLKIEGRMKKPEYVTASARTYKAVAEKVCKSGENFTGEELEEMETELAKLFYRGFTRGFVLGEEDVTQRKYSANYGAYLGKVANIVKSEEEGRLTIVPEQDIKVNDGISINTKIRIIGCRIDGILVDDKPVEIAHKGETATLLISPKTSKSVRKHDEVYVSMDPQMLERLHNMDLMTTPLTITIHAHKGEKLKINIKSRNLETEAVGDYVVEEAKKAPTSREQMITALGKLGDTTFHAEDIVLDVDDNIFIPLGALSGTRREAVDKLFESRFDMHGRNRPCPDVSTGFDRKKNGKKRTEPLLSVEVSDIDSVIVASKSGADIIYAPISLFSEMVNEDNILRTMGLKEKNIELVIMTPAISFEEEMPELKQLMQQVTDFGFKLACSNYGTVQLAKELGTGFVAQKEFNPFNAWTANAFGISGAYRVTLSTELNLEETKAVCRNTNPDTQIEVLAYGRELLLVTKNDLLKPLIQDGTIEENSEILLIDSIKGSFPVKRKDERTLIYNSTVLNMLEKLEELSGTGADVLRLDLSLYERDDVKDITRNFRKAFDGKQIKLKNTREEEYDEGHYFKGVL from the coding sequence ATGAATTCAGTCTGCACGCCTCCTGAGGTACTGGCACCTGCCGGTGACCCTGAAGCTTTAAGAGCTGCCATTAAAGGAGGAGCAGATGCCGTTTACCTGGGAGTCGGAGAGTTCAATGCACGCCAGGGTGCAAAGAACTTTGCAATTGAAGAATTAAGAGAGAATATCGAACTTGCACACTCCTATGGAGTAAAAGTATTCCTGGCCCTCAATATCCCGCTTAAACAACACGAGATGCAGGAAGCCATTAATGTTGTGCACAAGGCATATTCCTACAAGATCGATGCCATTATTTTAGAGGATCTCGGTCTTTTCTTCCTGCTGAAAGAACATTTCCCTGATCTTCCGTTACATGCAAGCACCCAGATGACTATCCACAACCCGCAGGGTGTTGACTTCATTGCTAATGCAGGGGCTTCCAGGGTCATCCTTTCAAGGGAACTGACAACTGAGCAGGTTAAAAGCATAATTGACAAGACAAACATTGAAATCGAACTCTTTGTCCATGGTGCACTTTGTTATTCATTTTCAGGAAGATGTCTTTTCAGTACTGCTATAACTGACAGAAGTGCAAACCGTGGAGCATGTTTCCAGCCGTGCAGAAGACAATACAAGATGTCCGCAGACGGAAAGATAATTGACAGCAATATTGTGGGCGATTATCCGATAAGCTGTGCTGAACTCTGCACTTTCCCGGGTCTTTCAGACATAATTAAGACCGGTGTGAAAAGTCTTAAGATCGAAGGCAGGATGAAGAAGCCTGAATACGTGACCGCCAGTGCAAGAACATACAAGGCAGTTGCAGAGAAAGTTTGCAAAAGCGGGGAGAACTTCACAGGTGAAGAGCTTGAGGAAATGGAAACCGAGCTTGCAAAATTATTCTACCGAGGTTTTACAAGGGGATTTGTGCTTGGTGAGGAAGACGTGACACAGCGCAAATACAGTGCAAACTACGGTGCTTATCTTGGAAAAGTTGCAAACATCGTCAAATCCGAGGAAGAGGGAAGACTGACCATTGTACCTGAACAGGACATCAAGGTCAATGACGGTATAAGCATAAACACTAAAATAAGGATAATCGGCTGTCGTATTGATGGCATTCTTGTTGACGATAAGCCTGTTGAGATTGCACACAAAGGTGAAACTGCAACCCTGTTGATAAGTCCTAAAACAAGCAAGTCTGTCAGAAAGCATGATGAAGTATATGTTTCCATGGACCCGCAGATGCTTGAAAGACTGCATAATATGGACCTGATGACAACTCCTCTTACCATAACTATTCATGCACACAAAGGAGAAAAACTGAAGATCAACATCAAAAGCCGCAATCTTGAAACTGAAGCTGTTGGGGATTATGTTGTAGAAGAAGCAAAGAAAGCTCCCACAAGCAGAGAACAAATGATTACGGCACTTGGAAAACTTGGGGATACCACTTTCCATGCGGAAGATATAGTTCTGGATGTCGATGACAACATATTCATCCCTCTTGGAGCACTTTCAGGCACTAGAAGAGAAGCAGTTGACAAGCTTTTTGAATCACGTTTTGATATGCATGGACGTAACCGTCCTTGTCCTGATGTTTCCACAGGGTTTGACCGGAAAAAGAATGGCAAAAAAAGAACTGAACCGCTGCTGAGTGTTGAGGTTTCTGATATAGATTCTGTAATAGTCGCATCAAAATCAGGAGCAGATATTATCTATGCACCCATCTCTCTTTTCAGTGAAATGGTGAACGAGGACAATATTCTCAGGACAATGGGACTGAAAGAAAAGAATATTGAACTGGTTATCATGACACCTGCAATCTCTTTTGAAGAAGAAATGCCTGAATTAAAACAACTCATGCAGCAGGTCACTGATTTTGGATTCAAACTTGCGTGTTCCAATTATGGAACAGTGCAGCTTGCAAAAGAACTTGGAACCGGATTTGTAGCGCAGAAAGAGTTCAATCCCTTTAATGCCTGGACAGCAAATGCATTTGGAATATCCGGAGCTTATCGTGTTACCCTTTCAACCGAACTGAACCTTGAAGAAACCAAGGCTGTCTGCAGGAACACAAATCCTGACACTCAGATAGAAGTTTTGGCCTATGGACGTGAGCTTTTACTTGTTACAAAGAACGACCTTCTAAAACCTCTTATTCAGGACGGTACAATAGAAGAGAATAGTGAGATCCTATTGATAGATAGTATCAAGGGTTCATTCCCTGTCAAAAGGAAGGATGAACGTACGCTTATCTATAATTCCACTGTCCTTAATATGCTGGAAAAACTGGAAGAATTATCAGGAACGGGTGCCGATGTTTTAAGACTTGACCTCTCGCTTTATGAAAGGGATGATGTGAAGGATATCACCCGTAATTTCAGGAAAGCGTTTGATGGAAAACAAATTAAGCTTAAGAACACAAGAGAAGAGGAATATGATGAAGGACATTACTTCAAAGGTGTTCTTTAA
- a CDS encoding small ribosomal subunit Rsm22 family protein → MSDREILSTFKYVSRMKHEFMLSELRDYLKEETSLKQIHQTLIPVLFDLGVDIIPENEDYHIVRASPATQMILSEDEIKKNEQFFKSASVSRKLERLIEQYIEKKTSKSWDDLQTLENIRKAIRMQKASYWNESSSRNISYEKGYSVLGYLAYQFPVYFIQFQYLLYEMAKDGLLKTRMKILDVGSGPGTIPLALIDMYNRLDDHKAEIYSVELFDENVEAYNFLVPQYAAVKSNVTVKEPIRRDVSKLDIEKLPDNIDLMVFSNVLNEMKDMSLEEKASLVKSMAEKLSQDGNIIIIEPADKTNSTELRRLTIMLKKMGVRIYSPCTFLWSGECSLENCWSFEQKKDIKTTRLMEKLAECDEPYRYINTDIKYSYAILRKDKLAKHFIDLSAKSRFARLSQIEKHSKKRINVVCSVMSGDLGDEKYKLFRVCDGTSKKAVYAVIPTHNLSEDNEVLTKVPYGSIIKIFNVLVKYNEPNDSYNLLVGKGTIIESQYDDGNEPDDYN, encoded by the coding sequence ATGTCAGACAGGGAGATTTTATCCACATTCAAATATGTTTCACGTATGAAACATGAATTCATGCTATCCGAATTAAGAGATTATCTGAAAGAAGAGACATCTCTTAAACAAATACACCAGACACTTATACCAGTTCTTTTCGATCTCGGCGTTGATATAATTCCAGAAAATGAAGATTATCATATTGTTCGTGCATCTCCCGCCACGCAGATGATACTCAGTGAGGACGAAATTAAAAAGAACGAACAGTTCTTTAAATCTGCTTCAGTTTCCCGAAAACTTGAACGTCTTATCGAGCAGTACATTGAGAAAAAAACAAGTAAAAGCTGGGACGATCTACAGACACTGGAAAATATCAGAAAAGCCATACGCATGCAGAAAGCAAGCTACTGGAACGAAAGCAGTTCCAGGAACATAAGTTATGAAAAAGGCTACAGCGTACTTGGCTATCTGGCATACCAGTTTCCAGTCTATTTTATACAATTCCAGTACCTGCTCTATGAAATGGCAAAGGACGGACTACTAAAGACCCGTATGAAAATACTTGATGTCGGAAGTGGCCCCGGTACAATCCCGTTGGCGCTTATCGATATGTACAATCGTCTGGATGACCATAAGGCCGAGATATATTCCGTTGAACTTTTCGATGAGAATGTAGAGGCTTATAATTTCCTGGTACCACAATATGCAGCTGTCAAATCTAATGTCACAGTAAAAGAGCCCATCAGGAGAGATGTATCAAAACTTGACATCGAAAAGCTGCCGGATAATATTGACCTCATGGTCTTTTCCAATGTACTGAATGAAATGAAAGACATGAGCCTTGAAGAGAAAGCCAGTCTTGTAAAAAGCATGGCTGAAAAACTCTCGCAGGATGGAAATATCATTATTATAGAACCTGCGGACAAGACAAATTCAACCGAGCTTCGCAGACTTACTATTATGCTGAAGAAAATGGGTGTAAGGATATACAGTCCCTGTACATTCCTGTGGTCAGGAGAATGCAGCCTTGAAAATTGCTGGAGTTTTGAGCAGAAAAAGGACATAAAAACTACAAGACTCATGGAAAAGCTTGCCGAGTGTGATGAACCATACCGCTACATCAATACCGACATCAAATACTCTTATGCAATACTTAGAAAGGACAAACTTGCAAAGCACTTTATTGATCTGTCTGCAAAATCAAGGTTTGCCCGCCTGTCACAAATTGAAAAACACAGCAAAAAGCGCATCAATGTTGTCTGTTCTGTTATGTCAGGTGACCTTGGGGATGAGAAGTATAAACTTTTCCGCGTATGTGACGGTACTTCAAAAAAGGCGGTCTATGCTGTTATCCCTACCCACAATCTTTCAGAGGATAACGAAGTTCTCACAAAAGTGCCATATGGCAGTATCATCAAGATATTCAATGTCCTTGTCAAATACAATGAACCAAACGATTCATATAACCTGCTTGTAGGAAAAGGTACTATTATAGAATCACAATATGATGATGGTAACGAACCAGACGATTACAACTGA
- a CDS encoding cobalamin B12-binding domain-containing protein has product MESEKPLFRKILQKARESILNFDSNEAESAVREAVDAGMDPVDLIELGFIEGMKEMGDRYEKGDVPLLHIFAASRIMERGVSLLKSCANENKLELKMFGNIAMNA; this is encoded by the coding sequence ATGGAATCAGAAAAACCATTGTTTCGGAAAATACTTCAAAAAGCACGGGAATCCATTCTTAATTTTGACAGCAACGAAGCGGAATCTGCTGTAAGGGAAGCAGTAGATGCCGGCATGGACCCTGTCGACCTTATAGAACTTGGATTCATCGAGGGAATGAAAGAAATGGGAGATAGATATGAGAAAGGAGATGTTCCTCTTTTACATATATTCGCTGCCTCCAGAATTATGGAAAGAGGTGTTTCTCTTCTCAAATCTTGTGCAAATGAGAATAAGCTTGAACTGAAAATGTTCGGTAACATTGCCATGAATGCATAA
- a CDS encoding tetratricopeptide repeat protein — protein sequence MGSSSIDEKILIRRSDTLIADGNYEEAIFYLDMILMEKPDDEEALSMKGLAFCLKGETDRGLDILEEALSIDPFSKKVLIIFADACLHSSMPEKSLEILDRAISYYPDDDGFLMLKATILGAMKRNVMDSYLN from the coding sequence ATGGGAAGTTCTTCCATAGATGAAAAAATCCTGATACGAAGATCAGACACACTTATCGCTGATGGAAACTATGAGGAAGCTATATTCTACCTGGATATGATCCTTATGGAAAAACCGGATGATGAAGAAGCCCTTTCCATGAAAGGACTGGCTTTCTGTCTTAAAGGCGAAACTGACAGGGGACTTGATATACTGGAAGAGGCCCTTTCAATAGATCCATTTTCAAAAAAGGTCCTTATCATTTTTGCAGATGCATGTCTACATTCTTCGATGCCGGAAAAGTCTCTGGAGATACTTGACAGAGCGATAAGCTACTATCCGGATGATGATGGTTTCCTTATGCTCAAAGCTACTATACTGGGAGCTATGAAAAGGAATGTAATGGATTCTTATCTAAACTGA
- a CDS encoding DUF7544 domain-containing protein: protein MSWYVIDVIDKAIERTKACLFEPFDIMKWLKLAIIVFFIGGSGGFNSGGNGRYNTSGGEPDLSWIPDSFTDSMSNLSHHLSSYSDTTLFLVIALLLMLLFLLAIILGYIGSTMEFVLVDSLVSNDVRVREYFKKYMGKGLALYILRLILLLMFILILVLVSLPFIFMISAGDSGSSGALGIVGMIFVIIIAVLVLAIILGIIGSFVNMAIPVSMYQGSGFFSAIGNVFRQFRADWKQIVIYWIGRGVLGIAVAIIAGILGLIILVILLLILGAIDLGLYFILNMLLPGTILWSLLISVVVVELLLLSFASAMIRMPFSVFMKYHMLGFLELWYPLKMPMFDEHYRVPGSGSDQWIEEAMIPDE, encoded by the coding sequence ATGAGCTGGTATGTAATAGATGTGATAGACAAGGCAATAGAAAGGACAAAAGCCTGTCTTTTCGAGCCTTTTGACATCATGAAGTGGTTGAAACTTGCAATTATAGTCTTTTTCATAGGTGGATCAGGTGGTTTCAATAGTGGTGGAAACGGGAGATATAATACCTCAGGAGGAGAACCTGATCTATCCTGGATTCCTGATAGTTTTACAGATTCTATGAGCAATTTGTCTCATCATCTCTCATCATATTCAGATACGACATTGTTTCTTGTAATTGCTTTACTTTTAATGCTGCTATTTTTGTTAGCCATTATTTTAGGATATATAGGCAGTACAATGGAATTCGTGCTGGTGGATTCACTTGTAAGCAATGATGTCAGGGTACGTGAGTATTTTAAAAAGTACATGGGTAAAGGTCTTGCACTTTATATTCTGCGCCTGATATTGTTGTTGATGTTTATTCTAATATTAGTTTTAGTGTCGTTACCTTTCATATTCATGATATCCGCAGGTGACTCCGGGTCTTCAGGAGCATTAGGAATAGTTGGTATGATCTTTGTGATAATTATTGCTGTTCTGGTACTTGCCATTATTTTAGGAATTATAGGTTCATTCGTAAACATGGCAATTCCTGTTTCCATGTATCAGGGCTCAGGTTTTTTCTCTGCAATCGGAAATGTTTTCAGGCAATTCAGAGCTGACTGGAAACAAATAGTCATTTACTGGATAGGGCGAGGTGTTCTGGGAATTGCCGTTGCCATTATAGCTGGTATTTTAGGCCTGATAATACTCGTCATTCTGCTACTGATCTTAGGAGCAATTGACCTTGGATTATACTTTATTCTCAATATGTTACTGCCCGGGACTATACTATGGTCGCTGCTAATATCAGTGGTTGTCGTGGAGTTACTGCTTCTAAGCTTTGCATCGGCTATGATCAGGATGCCATTTTCTGTATTCATGAAGTATCACATGCTCGGTTTCCTGGAATTATGGTATCCTCTCAAGATGCCAATGTTCGATGAACATTACCGTGTTCCAGGCAGCGGTTCAGACCAATGGATCGAAGAAGCTATGATTCCAGATGAATAA
- a CDS encoding Maf family nucleotide pyrophosphatase, with protein sequence MKKVILASASPRRKELLSTLIGHDFEIIVSSYDEKAVEDLAPVDQVMHHSREKAIDVAGKVNEGIIISADTVVVCDGEILGKPGDDDNAKRILRKLSGKKIQAISGITVMDVTTGSEVTEYELTYIRMRKMSDAFIVEYINTGETEGKAGAFAIQGKGAILVERIEGDFFNVVGLPLYRLSQMLEKFGIDVLDEVTRNETK encoded by the coding sequence ATGAAAAAGGTGATACTTGCCTCCGCGTCTCCAAGAAGAAAAGAACTGCTTTCCACTCTTATTGGTCACGATTTTGAAATTATTGTCAGTTCCTATGACGAGAAAGCAGTTGAAGATCTGGCTCCGGTAGATCAGGTAATGCATCATTCAAGGGAAAAAGCAATTGATGTTGCAGGAAAAGTGAACGAAGGCATCATAATTTCTGCTGACACTGTTGTTGTATGCGACGGAGAAATCCTGGGTAAACCAGGCGATGACGATAATGCCAAAAGAATACTTCGGAAGCTGAGTGGCAAAAAGATACAGGCAATCTCAGGGATCACTGTGATGGATGTGACTACCGGCTCAGAAGTCACAGAATATGAGCTAACATATATCCGGATGCGTAAAATGTCAGATGCTTTCATCGTGGAATATATCAATACCGGAGAAACCGAAGGGAAAGCGGGTGCATTTGCAATTCAGGGAAAAGGTGCAATACTAGTTGAGAGGATCGAAGGCGATTTTTTCAATGTGGTAGGACTTCCGCTTTATAGGTTATCGCAGATGCTTGAAAAGTTTGGAATTGATGTTCTGGATGAAGTTACGAGAAACGAAACAAAATAG
- a CDS encoding DUF7490 domain-containing protein → MKVMNLLLFFFIFAFCVSSGCINQNLIEETPHPVITNVDVMSTPDGEEFELKVTAYMMNPLDTDTGSLSIKVKSKDPSTNLITAEHEESVGYLKAQEQSYKTISLNVPKSGEQLVVIELFEDGSLVDDSSTYVHLVSEVTEKVPNVILTDLMIETIQATNYGEDIIFEASPGLYNQGEKADKITVVVTAIVDDYTRYPGSAVAYNLGQNQKTRATVRMTVPADESYSFYVDVIVDGEVTSSAATTSSIKLHDLKLETPTTYTLVAASSPVEEMPTEEEEAVEETTTKDEEESPGFETPVFIVAMLCAMGILKRWKKDC, encoded by the coding sequence ATGAAAGTTATGAACCTTCTGCTTTTCTTTTTCATTTTTGCTTTTTGCGTCTCAAGCGGATGCATTAATCAGAATCTGATCGAAGAGACACCACACCCGGTTATCACAAATGTAGATGTAATGTCGACACCGGACGGCGAAGAGTTCGAACTTAAAGTAACAGCTTATATGATGAACCCATTGGACACAGATACCGGTTCACTTTCCATTAAAGTGAAATCAAAGGATCCTTCTACAAATCTGATTACTGCAGAACACGAGGAAAGTGTCGGCTACCTGAAGGCCCAGGAGCAATCATACAAGACAATTTCCTTAAATGTTCCTAAAAGCGGAGAACAGCTTGTTGTCATCGAGCTTTTTGAGGATGGCAGTCTTGTAGATGATTCTTCAACCTATGTCCATCTGGTAAGTGAAGTAACCGAAAAAGTTCCAAATGTAATACTTACTGACCTTATGATCGAAACCATCCAGGCAACGAACTATGGTGAGGACATTATATTTGAAGCTTCACCGGGCCTTTACAATCAGGGAGAAAAGGCGGATAAGATTACTGTGGTTGTCACGGCAATTGTTGATGATTACACAAGATACCCGGGCAGTGCAGTTGCCTATAATCTTGGACAGAACCAGAAAACAAGAGCTACCGTGAGGATGACAGTTCCGGCAGATGAATCTTATAGTTTCTACGTGGATGTTATCGTGGACGGGGAAGTTACTTCCAGTGCAGCAACCACATCATCAATAAAACTGCATGACCTTAAACTGGAAACACCCACTACATATACCCTGGTAGCAGCGTCCTCTCCTGTGGAAGAAATGCCTACTGAGGAAGAAGAAGCAGTGGAAGAAACAACTACAAAAGATGAAGAAGAAAGTCCAGGATTTGAAACACCAGTATTCATTGTTGCGATGCTTTGTGCAATGGGAATTCTGAAGCGCTGGAAAAAAGATTGCTGA
- the mtaA gene encoding methylcobamide:CoM methyltransferase MtaA: MYDFTAKERFIRSLEGKEVDKVPVCSVTQTGVVELMELTGSKWPQAHYDPEMMATLVIAGHEIAGLEAVRFPFCTTVIAETLGCIFDEGSIDTQPYQLDFPCKTKEDAANFSLPSNLSECRRIKIMLQAAELIRSKVSDDIPVIAGMIGPAAIAFYLSGANNYLRWCITEPELLQRLMKLGTELCIEYANLLFEKGVDAVVIIDSEAGPDILPPPLFTELVLPEYRLLTAGMKGHSILHICGDATDILEGMAESGFEGLSVEERTDIAYAKSIVGERACLIGNVSPAATLLSKSTDQIKKEAKQCIRDGAGILAPGCGIAPRTPVGNIQAFVAARDEYYEEKASKQE, encoded by the coding sequence ATGTATGATTTTACTGCAAAAGAACGGTTTATTCGCTCACTAGAAGGGAAAGAAGTGGATAAGGTTCCTGTTTGCTCAGTCACACAAACAGGAGTCGTAGAGCTTATGGAACTTACAGGTTCAAAGTGGCCGCAGGCTCACTATGACCCGGAGATGATGGCAACACTTGTGATAGCCGGTCATGAAATCGCCGGACTTGAAGCTGTAAGGTTTCCTTTTTGTACGACGGTAATAGCTGAAACCCTTGGTTGCATTTTTGATGAAGGTTCAATTGATACACAACCCTATCAACTCGATTTCCCCTGCAAGACCAAAGAAGATGCAGCAAACTTTTCTCTTCCTTCCAATTTGTCTGAATGTAGAAGAATAAAGATCATGTTGCAGGCTGCAGAGTTAATCAGGAGTAAGGTTTCAGATGACATCCCAGTTATAGCCGGAATGATAGGGCCAGCTGCAATTGCATTTTATCTGTCAGGTGCAAATAATTACTTGCGTTGGTGTATCACAGAGCCGGAACTTTTACAACGTCTAATGAAACTGGGAACTGAACTATGTATCGAGTATGCCAATCTGCTATTTGAAAAAGGAGTGGATGCAGTGGTAATAATAGATTCCGAAGCAGGACCTGATATTTTGCCGCCACCACTTTTCACTGAACTTGTGCTTCCTGAATATCGTTTACTGACCGCAGGAATGAAAGGTCACAGCATTTTGCATATTTGTGGTGACGCCACAGATATTCTTGAAGGCATGGCAGAATCGGGATTTGAAGGTCTGAGTGTTGAGGAAAGAACTGATATTGCATACGCAAAGAGTATTGTTGGGGAACGAGCCTGTTTAATTGGTAATGTATCACCGGCAGCTACTCTCTTGTCTAAATCAACTGACCAGATTAAAAAGGAAGCAAAGCAATGTATCAGGGATGGGGCAGGAATACTTGCTCCCGGTTGTGGTATAGCTCCACGCACACCTGTTGGGAACATCCAGGCTTTTGTGGCTGCCAGGGATGAATATTATGAGGAGAAAGCTTCAAAGCAAGAATGA
- a CDS encoding ATP-grasp domain-containing protein, with protein sequence MKGWILYKTAQNSLSPDAYEIHRLIETAGKKGIDIEVVAPDQFDLLVTREDRKSILLNGEVVPLPDFLLPRMGAGTSYFGMAVIRHLEKLGVYIVNSAQSIDTVKDKLYSQQILAGHNIPVPRTMLGKYPIDDALVEKYLSFPLVVKTLSGSMGKGIFLCDNKSQFNDLMGLIHVTNPKLNIILQEFIKSSHGKDLRVFVVGGRPIACIERTSSDNNFKANFSRGGQVSRFAMTSEVKWLATETARLFGLDIAGIDLLFDGKHFRVCEANSSPGFKGIESCCDIDIADEIYSFIKIRLGIHED encoded by the coding sequence TTGAAAGGATGGATACTTTACAAAACTGCTCAGAATTCTCTGAGTCCGGATGCTTATGAAATTCATCGTCTTATAGAGACTGCCGGGAAAAAAGGTATTGATATTGAGGTTGTGGCACCTGATCAATTCGATCTTCTGGTAACACGGGAAGACCGCAAAAGCATATTGCTCAATGGTGAAGTCGTACCTCTGCCGGATTTTCTCTTACCGCGTATGGGTGCAGGTACTTCTTATTTTGGAATGGCAGTTATACGCCACCTGGAAAAACTTGGTGTGTATATAGTAAACTCTGCACAGTCCATTGATACTGTAAAAGATAAACTTTATTCCCAGCAGATACTTGCAGGTCATAATATCCCCGTACCACGAACAATGCTTGGAAAATATCCTATTGATGATGCGCTTGTGGAAAAATACCTCAGTTTTCCTCTTGTGGTTAAGACACTTTCCGGTTCTATGGGAAAAGGAATTTTTCTTTGTGATAATAAATCACAGTTCAATGACCTGATGGGACTTATACATGTGACCAATCCCAAATTGAACATAATCCTTCAGGAATTTATCAAAAGCAGTCATGGAAAGGATCTCAGGGTCTTTGTCGTAGGTGGAAGACCTATTGCATGTATTGAAAGGACTTCAAGTGACAATAATTTCAAGGCCAATTTTTCCAGGGGAGGACAGGTTTCCAGATTTGCAATGACCTCTGAAGTAAAATGGCTTGCAACAGAGACAGCAAGACTTTTCGGTCTTGATATAGCAGGTATTGATCTCCTTTTTGATGGAAAACATTTCAGGGTTTGTGAGGCAAATTCATCTCCGGGTTTTAAGGGTATTGAAAGTTGTTGTGATATCGATATTGCAGATGAGATCTATAGTTTCATAAAAATCAGGTTAGGAATACATGAAGATTAA